From the Clostridium sp. Marseille-P299 genome, one window contains:
- a CDS encoding family 43 glycosylhydrolase — MNLLEQAIKKANLDEVKELLITDPNMIETFTENGIWMPYYAASTGNEEIVRYIVEYSRASFNTFDPEHRSILHYAVESGNLSLVKYLVEKVGMSPVLGDMDLVTPYELAVKHDFKDIEAYFETYLGCSFNDMYKNPIQTGMHPDPSIIRVGEDYYMVNSSFIFFPCIPISHSKDLIHWEVIGHAITNPKWAYLDELEGGRGYWAPDISYNNGRFYITATYRLNDTGTVYRKQMVVSSDRPEGPYCEPSFIDEDGIDPSIFTDDDGKRYMLLNRGARILEISSDGTKQLSEAKLLYYGDNKRAPEGPHLLKKDGYYYLFMAEGGTGPSHCITVARSKELFGNYEPCPYNPIMTQKDKTAPIQRCGHGKPVQTQNGEWYMVYLCGRMVDGKYSLLGRETALDPITWTPDGWPIVNNLKGPSTLQKKPNLPETIFESANPNYNGQDELNAEWVTPRPPEADGITIKNKKLYIKGSKASISTMYARNILLIRQKHFNFDATATLETPALEVGQHTGLTCYYDENTYLLFGVFKTEKGLELKVVEHIDENDSESLTLSTLPQFNNIDFKVETRGLKRTFKYRLDGGEEKELGTLENVYYICDEGIRKGKRFTGAMVGMYAYSGQKSDAYGVFSSFTYEEK; from the coding sequence ATGAATTTATTAGAACAAGCAATCAAAAAAGCTAATTTAGATGAAGTAAAAGAATTGCTAATCACTGACCCAAACATGATTGAAACCTTCACAGAAAATGGTATATGGATGCCTTATTATGCCGCAAGTACCGGTAATGAAGAAATTGTACGTTATATCGTAGAATATTCACGTGCAAGTTTTAATACATTTGATCCAGAGCATCGCAGTATTCTCCATTATGCTGTAGAGTCCGGCAATCTATCACTTGTAAAATATCTAGTTGAAAAAGTCGGAATGTCACCTGTACTTGGTGATATGGATTTAGTTACACCATACGAATTAGCAGTAAAACATGATTTTAAAGATATCGAGGCTTATTTTGAAACGTATCTTGGATGTTCTTTTAATGATATGTATAAGAATCCAATTCAAACAGGGATGCACCCAGACCCATCAATCATTCGAGTTGGTGAAGATTATTATATGGTAAACTCCTCATTTATCTTCTTCCCTTGTATTCCAATCTCACACTCCAAAGACTTAATTCACTGGGAAGTTATTGGACATGCAATCACCAATCCTAAGTGGGCATATCTAGATGAATTAGAAGGTGGACGCGGTTATTGGGCTCCTGATATTTCATATAATAATGGACGCTTCTACATAACTGCGACTTACCGTTTAAATGATACTGGCACTGTATATCGTAAACAAATGGTTGTTTCTTCGGATCGTCCAGAAGGACCTTATTGTGAACCAAGTTTTATTGATGAAGATGGTATCGATCCATCCATTTTTACTGATGATGATGGCAAACGCTATATGCTATTAAATCGTGGAGCAAGAATATTGGAAATCAGTAGTGATGGTACAAAACAACTTTCAGAGGCAAAACTTCTTTATTACGGAGATAATAAACGTGCACCAGAAGGACCTCATCTATTGAAAAAAGATGGTTATTATTACTTGTTTATGGCCGAAGGAGGCACTGGACCTTCCCACTGCATTACTGTTGCTAGATCAAAAGAACTATTCGGTAATTACGAGCCTTGCCCTTATAACCCAATCATGACGCAAAAGGATAAAACTGCCCCTATTCAGCGTTGTGGACATGGTAAACCTGTACAAACACAAAATGGTGAATGGTATATGGTTTATTTATGCGGTCGTATGGTAGATGGTAAATATAGCTTACTTGGCAGAGAAACCGCGCTGGATCCAATTACTTGGACGCCAGATGGTTGGCCAATTGTTAATAATCTAAAGGGACCTAGCACACTACAAAAGAAGCCTAACTTACCAGAAACAATCTTTGAATCTGCGAATCCAAATTATAATGGCCAAGATGAATTAAATGCAGAATGGGTTACCCCTAGACCACCTGAAGCAGATGGCATTACTATAAAAAATAAAAAATTATACATCAAAGGAAGCAAAGCCTCTATTAGCACGATGTACGCTAGAAATATTTTATTAATTAGACAAAAGCATTTTAACTTTGATGCTACTGCTACTTTAGAAACACCAGCCCTAGAAGTGGGACAACATACTGGTTTAACATGCTATTATGATGAAAATACGTATCTTCTCTTTGGAGTATTTAAAACAGAGAAAGGTTTAGAGTTAAAAGTTGTGGAACATATTGATGAAAATGATAGCGAATCATTAACTTTAAGTACTCTTCCTCAGTTTAATAACATTGATTTCAAAGTCGAAACAAGAGGTCTAAAAAGAACCTTTAAATATCGTTTAGACGGTGGAGAAGAAAAAGAACTTGGTACCCTAGAGAATGTCTACTATATTTGCGATGAAGGCATTAGAAAAGGAAAACGATTTACTGGAGCAATGGTAGGTATGTATGCGTATTCTGGACAGAAATCAGATGCTTATGGTGTCTTCTCTTCTTTCACTTATGAAGAAAAATAA
- a CDS encoding glycoside hydrolase family 88 protein, protein MNLEQFVQRNFDKNKTLIVESNFAKSLRLAGAIDLYKKTKDDSYINYAINCIKDRVSDDGDITFKIENEIVDTIRLGEVIFSLYKITGEEKYKNAIDKLSNDYVTKLGSADTIIENAKEHKVCIFNEFYATMPFYMNYETVFHKKEGYNDIIAKFDALRNEFFNEEKELYVTNESEFKTEFSALHAMTLIDTIENTSEEIYEHYKKLMVWFKETIKGVLKYQDKDSMLICESTNSNKVNLWTSLMTAYAMKKACKYNVLLSEKYDDIANDMITSILRQLNENLDDEVLGLLMKIAAI, encoded by the coding sequence ATGAATTTAGAACAATTTGTGCAAAGAAATTTTGATAAAAACAAAACTTTAATTGTGGAATCAAATTTCGCTAAAAGTTTAAGATTGGCAGGAGCTATTGACCTTTATAAGAAAACGAAAGACGATAGCTATATAAATTATGCCATCAATTGTATTAAAGATAGAGTTTCAGACGATGGTGATATAACTTTTAAGATAGAAAATGAGATTGTTGATACGATTCGACTTGGTGAAGTTATTTTTTCTTTATATAAAATAACAGGCGAAGAAAAGTATAAAAATGCGATTGATAAATTATCGAATGATTATGTTACAAAACTTGGTAGTGCAGATACTATAATTGAAAATGCTAAGGAGCATAAGGTTTGTATTTTTAATGAGTTTTATGCGACTATGCCATTTTACATGAATTATGAAACAGTATTTCATAAAAAAGAAGGATATAATGATATCATAGCAAAGTTTGATGCTCTAAGAAACGAATTTTTCAATGAAGAAAAAGAGTTATATGTAACGAATGAAAGTGAATTTAAGACTGAGTTTTCAGCGCTACATGCCATGACTTTAATTGATACAATCGAAAATACTTCTGAAGAGATCTATGAACATTACAAGAAGTTAATGGTTTGGTTTAAAGAAACTATCAAAGGTGTTCTTAAATATCAGGATAAAGATAGTATGTTAATCTGTGAGTCAACTAATTCTAATAAAGTAAATCTTTGGACATCATTAATGACAGCTTATGCAATGAAAAAAGCATGTAAATATAATGTTTTATTAAGTGAAAAATATGATGATATTGCAAATGATATGATTACATCCATATTACGTCAGCTTAATGAAAATTTAGATGATGAAGTACTTGGTTTATTAATGAAGATAGCTGCTATATAG
- a CDS encoding extracellular solute-binding protein, with product MRKSTKKFLSVAMLLTLSLSLTACSSKKDDNKGTTEPTTAPTTEAGETTPTGEATNTSDVEKPKSITVMVNGTVFTEARGRDAFEKQLEDQLGIDIIFNQPEHSGYYDVVGNTFASGDWPDVVLLGAEYYTSYAALGALADVTEYWENSELKASGRVNENVMNSIAIDGKLYGFAPARGNGCITYIRKAWLDKVGLDAPTNYQEYAEMLKAFTENDMDDSGDPSNTIAVSAAGFVGNEAPYTNYLPEFYQDAYPDFYQKEDGTWVDGFSEDAMVGALTRLKEGYESGWIDKETLTNGTKDVRNKFYDNKVGVFTYWAGTWATNLANNLATNGLDSELVMLPPLAEVGQYVERQAPVWAITSKAENPAGIYKYFFETMLDGGAVQTLWTYGAEGTHWSTKAETLTAGDVTKTFQEGEFHMLVNLEKPDTFETKNHIDPMLSVASWVGEDPGAATVDELSKESAKNFDAWSRIAPVIVSNDTMSQYSADLWDARNYVITQVVTQGMSVEDGMQYYHDKTDSMVAEILASLQ from the coding sequence ATGAGAAAATCTACAAAGAAATTCTTATCCGTTGCAATGCTTCTTACATTATCACTTAGCTTAACAGCTTGTAGTTCTAAGAAGGATGACAACAAGGGAACAACTGAACCAACAACAGCACCTACTACTGAAGCAGGTGAAACTACACCAACTGGTGAAGCTACTAATACTAGCGATGTTGAAAAACCAAAGTCAATCACAGTTATGGTTAATGGTACTGTATTTACAGAAGCTAGAGGCCGTGACGCTTTTGAAAAGCAATTAGAAGATCAACTTGGAATCGACATTATCTTTAATCAACCAGAACATAGTGGTTACTATGATGTAGTTGGTAATACATTTGCATCTGGTGATTGGCCAGACGTAGTTCTTTTAGGAGCTGAATACTATACTTCTTATGCAGCATTAGGTGCATTAGCAGATGTAACAGAATATTGGGAAAATTCCGAATTAAAAGCTTCTGGTAGAGTAAATGAAAACGTAATGAATTCTATCGCTATCGATGGTAAATTATACGGATTTGCTCCAGCAAGAGGTAATGGATGTATTACTTATATAAGAAAAGCATGGTTAGATAAAGTTGGCTTAGATGCTCCAACTAACTATCAAGAATATGCAGAAATGTTAAAAGCATTTACTGAAAATGATATGGATGATAGTGGTGATCCATCCAATACAATCGCTGTTTCTGCAGCTGGTTTCGTTGGAAATGAAGCACCTTACACTAACTATTTACCAGAATTCTACCAAGATGCATATCCAGATTTCTATCAAAAAGAAGATGGAACTTGGGTAGATGGTTTCTCTGAAGATGCTATGGTAGGAGCTCTTACAAGATTAAAAGAAGGTTATGAATCTGGCTGGATTGATAAAGAAACATTAACAAATGGTACTAAAGACGTTCGTAACAAGTTCTACGATAATAAAGTAGGTGTATTTACTTACTGGGCAGGAACATGGGCAACTAACTTAGCAAACAACCTTGCAACTAACGGTTTAGATTCTGAATTAGTAATGTTACCACCACTTGCAGAAGTAGGACAATATGTTGAAAGACAGGCTCCAGTATGGGCTATTACTTCTAAAGCTGAAAACCCAGCTGGTATCTACAAATATTTCTTTGAAACAATGTTAGATGGTGGCGCTGTTCAAACACTTTGGACATATGGTGCTGAAGGAACTCACTGGTCTACAAAAGCTGAGACATTAACAGCTGGTGATGTAACTAAGACATTCCAAGAAGGCGAATTCCATATGCTTGTTAACTTAGAAAAACCAGATACATTTGAAACTAAGAATCATATCGATCCTATGTTATCTGTTGCTTCATGGGTTGGAGAAGATCCAGGTGCTGCTACAGTTGATGAATTAAGTAAAGAATCTGCAAAGAATTTCGATGCTTGGTCACGTATCGCACCAGTTATCGTTTCTAACGATACTATGTCTCAATATAGTGCTGACCTTTGGGATGCACGTAACTATGTTATCACTCAGGTTGTTACTCAAGGTATGAGTGTTGAAGATGGTATGCAATATTATCATGATAAGACAGATAGCATGGTAGCTGAAATTTTAGCTTCATTACAGTAG
- a CDS encoding carbohydrate ABC transporter permease — protein sequence MMSNQVKKRRKKIKIFPYVNGLIFLLISLFILVPMWKVFVDSIDTKTAFGMRLWPADFSLIGYKVILTTEALYRPFVISVITTVAGTFLGLLLSTLGAYVLIQWDMPGRTIFSYLLLFTMIFDGGMIPKFLVMMDLKIINTLWAVILPMSINVYNLVLMRNFFEGIPKGLFEAASIDGCSPMGTFFKIVLPLSKAALASIGLMFGVAMWNDYTNFKIYINDQKLNNFQMKLRSLIMDGDMPSTAETVSQNTMFNAAVMVAIIPFMIIYPFCQKYFVKGVNVGAVKE from the coding sequence ATGATGAGTAATCAAGTAAAAAAGAGACGTAAAAAGATCAAAATCTTCCCATATGTGAATGGTTTAATATTTTTGTTAATTAGTTTATTTATTTTAGTTCCTATGTGGAAAGTATTTGTAGACTCTATTGACACAAAAACAGCATTTGGTATGAGATTATGGCCAGCAGATTTTAGTTTAATAGGTTATAAGGTAATTTTAACAACTGAAGCATTATATAGACCTTTCGTTATTTCTGTTATTACTACAGTTGCAGGTACATTTTTAGGTTTATTATTATCTACATTAGGTGCATACGTATTAATTCAATGGGATATGCCAGGTAGAACTATATTTTCATACTTATTATTATTCACTATGATTTTCGATGGTGGTATGATTCCAAAGTTCTTAGTTATGATGGATTTAAAGATCATCAATACATTATGGGCAGTTATTCTTCCTATGAGTATTAACGTATATAACTTAGTATTAATGAGAAACTTCTTTGAAGGTATTCCAAAGGGACTTTTTGAAGCCGCTTCCATTGACGGATGTTCACCGATGGGTACATTCTTTAAAATCGTTCTTCCATTATCAAAAGCTGCTCTTGCATCTATTGGTTTAATGTTCGGTGTAGCTATGTGGAACGATTACACTAACTTTAAAATTTACATTAACGATCAAAAGTTAAATAACTTCCAGATGAAACTTCGTAGTTTAATTATGGATGGTGATATGCCAAGTACTGCTGAAACAGTATCTCAGAATACAATGTTTAATGCAGCGGTTATGGTAGCTATTATTCCATTTATGATTATCTACCCATTCTGTCAGAAGTATTTCGTTAAGGGTGTTAATGTTGGTGCGGTAAAAGAATAA
- a CDS encoding rhamnogalacturonan acetylesterase: protein MTQKIFWAGDSTVKQNDYTSYPQTGIGQGFLLYMKKDIQMINKAENGRSTKSFIDEGILNSIDEEIGKDDFLFIQFGHNDEKPDEERHTDAFGSYQENLRKFVDVARKHGAHPVLITSLYRRLFKEDGTLVDGTHQDYPQAMINLGKELEVPVIDLCSISKDYIQELGDEKSKPLFMHLEKGAYPNYADGKVDNTHLQYAGAVAFAGIIANELRKLGGIYANILLPLNIKKENPSLLKD from the coding sequence ATGACACAAAAGATTTTTTGGGCAGGAGATTCAACTGTAAAACAAAACGACTACACAAGCTATCCTCAAACGGGTATCGGACAGGGTTTTCTACTTTATATGAAGAAAGACATACAAATGATAAATAAAGCAGAAAACGGTAGAAGTACAAAAAGTTTTATAGATGAGGGTATCTTAAATTCGATTGATGAAGAAATAGGTAAAGATGACTTTTTATTTATTCAATTTGGTCATAATGATGAAAAGCCAGATGAAGAAAGACATACCGATGCGTTTGGTTCTTATCAAGAAAACCTAAGAAAGTTTGTTGATGTGGCTAGAAAACATGGCGCTCATCCAGTTTTAATTACTTCCTTATATCGTAGATTATTTAAAGAAGACGGTACCCTAGTAGATGGTACTCATCAAGATTATCCACAAGCTATGATTAATCTTGGCAAAGAATTAGAAGTTCCTGTAATTGATCTTTGTTCTATTAGTAAAGATTATATTCAAGAATTAGGTGATGAAAAAAGTAAACCACTTTTCATGCATTTAGAAAAAGGTGCTTATCCAAACTATGCCGATGGTAAAGTTGATAATACACATCTTCAATATGCTGGTGCGGTTGCATTTGCTGGTATTATTGCGAATGAACTCCGTAAACTTGGTGGTATTTATGCAAATATTTTGTTACCATTAAATATAAAAAAAGAAAATCCTAGTCTTTTAAAAGACTAG
- a CDS encoding ABC transporter permease yields MSIKRKNKVPVSTKSFGARVYVHRWFYVMALPVFIFILLFNYLPMFGIRFAFYKYTSVTDPVWVGLDNFQRLLSKQEFQQAFFNTIELSVIKLLLNTFMAVVVSLLLNEIKNLAAKKTVQTIIYLPHFMSWVVTASVFRLILSPSNAGLVNSLLVNFGILEKGKEIYFLADKNWWRPVFYIINIWKDTGWGTILYLATLAGISPDLYEAAQIDGANRWNQMRFITLPSLANTIITVLILNLAKIMNLFESVFVMYNPAVYEVSDVLQTYVYRRTFGLVADYGYTTAVGLTKSLVGCVLVLICNYASKKVRGRGIV; encoded by the coding sequence ATGAGCATTAAACGGAAAAACAAAGTTCCAGTAAGCACGAAATCATTTGGGGCAAGAGTATATGTCCACAGATGGTTTTATGTAATGGCTTTACCAGTTTTTATCTTTATTTTATTATTTAACTATTTACCAATGTTTGGTATACGTTTCGCATTTTACAAATATACAAGTGTTACTGATCCAGTATGGGTTGGATTAGATAACTTTCAAAGATTATTATCAAAGCAAGAGTTTCAACAAGCTTTTTTCAATACAATTGAGTTAAGTGTCATTAAGTTGTTATTAAATACATTTATGGCAGTAGTAGTATCTCTTTTATTAAATGAGATTAAGAATTTGGCAGCAAAGAAAACAGTACAGACAATCATTTACCTCCCTCACTTTATGTCATGGGTTGTTACTGCTTCTGTATTCCGTTTAATCCTTTCACCAAGTAATGCTGGTCTTGTTAACTCTTTATTAGTGAATTTTGGGATTTTGGAGAAGGGTAAGGAAATTTATTTCTTAGCTGATAAGAATTGGTGGCGTCCTGTTTTCTATATTATAAATATTTGGAAAGATACTGGTTGGGGTACGATTCTTTATCTTGCTACATTAGCAGGAATCAGCCCAGATCTTTATGAAGCAGCTCAAATCGATGGTGCAAACCGTTGGAATCAGATGCGCTTTATTACATTACCAAGTTTAGCAAACACAATAATTACGGTATTGATTCTTAACTTGGCTAAAATTATGAACTTGTTTGAATCTGTTTTCGTTATGTATAACCCAGCTGTATACGAAGTGTCTGACGTTTTACAAACCTATGTATACCGTAGAACTTTCGGTTTAGTAGCGGATTATGGATATACAACAGCAGTAGGTTTAACAAAATCGTTAGTAGGATGTGTTCTTGTATTAATCTGTAACTACGCAAGTAAAAAAGTCCGTGGTCGCGGTATCGTATAG
- a CDS encoding helix-turn-helix domain-containing protein, translating to MFKSDFNKNRKYLLRFVTSYSILLIFILTMGLFLYQYGIADAKKSLVKQNTSMLENAVDKMDVTIRQLSTLTIQLANNSTILSLVDIDDTTDPSFYEYCLDVIDYLKNFTPTETMLPIYDYYIYLPKVDYLLSSTMLTDTRLYYKYTKGFNMEYYDSWKESLTDENTMYSLTSLRKYKNSGSTFTYLYRMPLANYSMLRNYPGIVCVEFNESSLHDIFSDVDLFGEGFLVVTDKNNEEAFRISNKNSLSIDSDELFDIVNTTPLEDGVLETSYNKKSIIITKVSSSVNGWNYYLVQPSSMAFHELMTYQKVFSVIILFTLGASFIFIYLLSKRNIKPIIQINSALETSILENNTLQQKLEDQKPLIFNSYMARLLNGLISADDEIEQITEFLHIDMKRNKYTILYASVYLDQLEFYVEDTSVLENTDLKKATYQEVLKQYFYEFFGNDIFIFDVEVNSFAIMLPCPIEETIEESINRIHQNFIELHEHLMETHSVWLYGGLGNRNSELSFIWKSYQQAIQAASVLREGHIFQSFYHLKRDKTTYYYPFEMAQQLTNFITTGNVKQVKEIFKLIRRENFETRTLSFSLIRWLLSDIRNTLLKVRFTITATDDNKEVLDKVDLAFQEQKTIDLMEEISLTLCNLYEQKADGNKLISTIQQYINENYKDSSLSLKKISEIFDISESYFSYLFKAEVKQNFSEYLEQLRMEQAMILVKSTNINISDLYLEVGYNNANSFRRAFKKVHGVSPKAIRDANSNI from the coding sequence GTGTTTAAATCCGATTTTAATAAAAATAGAAAATATTTGCTTCGTTTTGTAACCTCTTACAGCATATTGCTTATATTTATACTAACAATGGGGCTATTTTTATATCAATATGGCATTGCAGATGCAAAAAAAAGTTTGGTTAAACAAAATACAAGCATGTTAGAGAATGCAGTTGATAAAATGGATGTAACAATTCGCCAATTATCTACACTAACTATACAATTAGCTAATAATTCTACCATACTATCTTTAGTAGATATTGACGATACTACAGATCCTAGCTTTTATGAATATTGCTTAGATGTAATCGATTATCTTAAGAATTTTACACCAACTGAAACAATGCTACCAATATATGATTACTACATATATTTACCCAAAGTAGATTATTTATTATCTTCAACAATGCTAACAGATACAAGATTATACTATAAATATACCAAAGGCTTTAACATGGAATATTATGATTCTTGGAAAGAAAGTTTAACGGATGAAAATACCATGTATAGCCTTACTTCCTTGCGTAAATATAAAAATTCAGGGTCTACTTTTACCTATTTATATAGGATGCCACTTGCAAATTATTCTATGTTACGCAACTATCCAGGGATTGTATGTGTGGAGTTTAATGAAAGTTCATTGCATGACATCTTCTCTGATGTAGATTTATTTGGTGAAGGTTTTTTAGTAGTGACTGATAAAAATAATGAAGAAGCTTTCCGTATTAGTAACAAAAATTCTCTTTCAATTGATTCGGACGAACTTTTTGATATAGTAAATACTACACCATTAGAAGATGGAGTTTTAGAAACTTCCTATAATAAAAAGTCAATTATCATTACAAAGGTAAGCTCCAGTGTCAATGGTTGGAATTACTACTTAGTACAACCTTCTAGTATGGCATTCCATGAATTAATGACTTACCAAAAGGTATTTTCTGTTATTATATTATTTACATTAGGTGCTTCTTTTATTTTCATTTATCTCTTATCGAAGCGCAATATTAAACCGATTATACAGATTAATTCAGCTTTAGAAACTTCTATATTAGAAAATAATACTTTGCAACAAAAATTAGAAGACCAAAAGCCATTAATATTTAATTCATATATGGCACGTCTTTTAAATGGATTGATTTCTGCAGATGATGAAATTGAGCAAATCACAGAATTTCTTCATATTGATATGAAACGCAATAAATATACAATTTTATATGCGAGTGTATATTTAGATCAATTAGAATTCTATGTTGAAGATACTTCTGTTTTAGAGAATACCGATTTAAAAAAGGCAACCTATCAAGAAGTTTTAAAACAATATTTTTACGAATTCTTTGGAAACGACATATTTATATTTGATGTAGAAGTAAATTCCTTTGCAATCATGTTACCTTGTCCAATAGAGGAAACCATTGAAGAAAGCATTAATCGAATTCACCAAAACTTTATAGAATTACATGAACACTTAATGGAAACACACTCTGTTTGGCTTTATGGTGGTCTTGGAAATCGTAATTCTGAACTCTCGTTTATATGGAAATCCTACCAACAGGCGATTCAAGCTGCTTCTGTACTTCGTGAAGGTCATATATTCCAGAGCTTCTACCATTTAAAAAGAGATAAAACAACTTACTACTATCCTTTTGAAATGGCACAACAACTTACGAACTTTATTACCACAGGTAATGTAAAGCAAGTGAAAGAAATTTTCAAACTAATACGAAGAGAAAATTTTGAAACAAGAACATTATCCTTTAGTCTAATTCGTTGGTTATTATCTGATATTAGGAATACTTTATTAAAAGTTCGTTTTACGATTACAGCTACAGATGATAATAAGGAAGTTTTAGATAAAGTAGATCTTGCTTTCCAAGAACAAAAGACAATAGATTTAATGGAGGAAATCTCTCTTACTCTATGTAATTTATATGAGCAAAAGGCAGATGGTAATAAATTAATTAGTACGATTCAACAGTATATTAATGAAAATTATAAAGATTCATCCCTTAGCTTAAAGAAAATTTCTGAAATATTTGATATCTCAGAAAGCTACTTTTCTTATTTATTTAAAGCAGAGGTGAAGCAAAACTTCTCTGAATACTTAGAACAGCTTCGAATGGAGCAAGCAATGATTCTTGTTAAATCAACAAATATCAATATATCTGATTTATACCTTGAGGTTGGATATAATAATGCTAACTCTTTCCGTCGTGCATTCAAGAAAGTTCACGGAGTATCACCAAAAGCAATTCGAGATGCAAATAGTAACATATAG
- a CDS encoding glycoside hydrolase family 28 protein produces the protein MKTTEQMKFNILFKSARTAVIELVKQGYYFTEEDYEIYIDNKLYCKSNKVVQSIHNLKPQTSYEIYVKNSNSCSEVVTFTTDYEFVTLNVKAFGAKGDGIQDDTTFIQCAINACPKDGRVLIPEGTYKITSLFLKSDLKLEIAKGATLSAITDRTKFPILPGIIESYDETDEYNLGTWEGNPLDSFSGIITGINVENVEITGEGTIDGCASKENWWENPKVRRIAWRPRLIFLNHCNHVTMQGITVKNSPAWNIHPYFSDNLKFIDLNILNPADSPNTDGLDPESCCNVDIIGVYFSLGDDCIAIKSGKIYMGAKFKKPSENLTIRQCCMRDGHGSITIGSEMAGGVKNLVVKECRFLHTDRGLRIKTRRGRGKDAIIDGILFEDIIMDHVMTPVVINGFYYCDPDGHSDYVQSKEFHPVDDRTPYIGELTFRNLECTNCHAAATYMYGLPEQKIKKVVLDNVAISFAKNPKSGVPAMMDGADETTRLGLFANNLEVLELKHVTVEGQEGEAFITENIDNLIINN, from the coding sequence TTGAAAACAACAGAGCAAATGAAATTTAATATTTTATTTAAGTCCGCAAGAACGGCTGTTATTGAATTAGTGAAACAAGGTTATTATTTTACAGAAGAAGATTATGAAATTTATATTGATAATAAGCTTTATTGTAAGAGCAATAAGGTAGTTCAGTCCATTCATAACTTAAAACCACAGACAAGTTATGAAATCTATGTGAAAAACAGTAATAGTTGCTCAGAGGTAGTAACATTTACTACAGATTATGAGTTTGTAACTTTAAATGTGAAAGCCTTTGGTGCTAAGGGTGATGGTATTCAAGATGATACTACATTTATTCAATGTGCAATTAATGCTTGTCCTAAGGATGGAAGAGTATTAATCCCAGAAGGTACTTATAAAATTACTAGCTTATTCTTAAAGAGCGATTTAAAATTAGAAATTGCAAAGGGAGCGACTCTTTCTGCGATTACAGATCGTACAAAGTTCCCTATTTTACCAGGTATCATTGAGAGTTATGATGAAACTGATGAATATAATTTAGGAACTTGGGAAGGTAACCCTCTGGATTCCTTCTCAGGTATTATTACTGGTATCAATGTAGAGAATGTTGAAATCACTGGTGAAGGAACAATTGATGGATGTGCAAGTAAGGAAAACTGGTGGGAAAATCCTAAAGTTCGTCGTATCGCTTGGAGACCTAGACTTATCTTTTTAAATCATTGTAATCATGTTACGATGCAAGGTATCACAGTAAAGAATAGTCCTGCATGGAACATTCATCCATATTTTTCAGATAACTTAAAATTTATTGATTTAAATATTTTAAATCCAGCTGACTCACCAAATACAGATGGACTTGATCCAGAGTCCTGTTGTAATGTTGATATTATAGGTGTATATTTTTCTCTAGGTGATGATTGTATCGCTATCAAATCTGGGAAAATCTATATGGGTGCAAAATTCAAAAAGCCATCTGAAAACTTAACGATTCGTCAATGCTGTATGAGAGATGGTCATGGTTCTATCACAATTGGTAGTGAAATGGCAGGCGGTGTAAAAAATTTAGTCGTTAAAGAGTGCCGTTTCCTTCATACAGACCGTGGTCTTCGTATTAAGACAAGAAGAGGTAGAGGAAAAGATGCAATCATAGATGGTATCTTATTCGAAGATATTATCATGGATCATGTTATGACTCCAGTAGTTATTAATGGATTCTACTATTGTGATCCAGATGGACATTCAGATTATGTACAGAGTAAGGAATTCCATCCAGTGGATGATAGAACACCATACATTGGAGAATTAACATTTAGAAACTTAGAATGTACAAATTGTCATGCAGCCGCTACTTATATGTATGGATTACCAGAACAAAAGATTAAAAAAGTTGTACTTGATAATGTCGCTATTTCATTTGCGAAGAATCCAAAATCAGGTGTGCCTGCAATGATGGATGGCGCGGATGAAACAACAAGATTAGGACTTTTTGCGAACAATCTTGAAGTTCTCGAATTAAAACATGTAACGGTTGAGGGGCAAGAAGGCGAAGCCTTTATTACTGAGAATATTGATAATCTTATTATTAATAATTAA